The Alicyclobacillus macrosporangiidus CPP55 genome segment ATACTGCGCATTCATCCCAAACGTGGTCACTCTCATCACGCGTCACCTCCCCGTCAGCGTCCGTCACACCTGCTGAATCAGCGTTGACAGCATTTCGTTGAAGACTGCGATGAAGTGGCTGGCCGCCTGGTAGGTTTGCTGGTACTCAATCATGCGGGCCATCTCTTCGTTGATGTCCACGCCGCGGACGGACTGGCGGAGGTTGCTCACCTGCGTCGTCAACGACGTGAATGTCTGATTGCGCTGATTCGCCGCCTGGCCGTCGGTGCCCAGTCGGGTGACAATCCCGTTATACGTCACGACCGCCCCACCACCGGCACCCACAACGTCGTAATCGGTCATCAGATTGGCGATGGCCTGCGCGTTGTCCCCGTCTGTCTGGTCCGCGCCGCTGTTGGAGTTCGGTCCTGCCGCAGGCAACCGTTCCAAATGGTCGGCGGTAAAGTTGGTCGAGTCGACCTGGATGTCACTCGCGGACGTGCCGGTGAACAACTGCGAATACTGCTGGCCGTCGAGGCCGTACCCTTGCGCGACCTGATTGTTCACCGCGGTCATGAATTCCTGGGCCAGCGTGTTCAGTTGGTCCAGCACACCACTCGTGCCGTCTGCGTTCTGGATGTACTGCGCCATGTCGTACAGGCTCCGCAACTGACCGGCGCTGTCCAGTAAATCTTGGACGCTGACCGTGTTGGTGGTGGCGTCGCTCGGGCTCGCCGAAATGATGTTCCCGTTTACAGTCCCGCCGGAGACCATGCTCACTGGTATAGGAGACGTATTGTTGAAGCCGCCCGTCGCGTTCGCACGGATGTACACGCCGACATCGACCGATCCATCGTTGTGGTACGTGACGTCCAGTTTCGCGTACTGGGACAACTGATCCAGCAATGCATCGCGCTGATCCAACAAGTCGTTCGGCCCGGAAGAGGTCGACGTCCCTGAGGAACCATTGATCCCGTTCTGGCTCGCCAACACTATCAACTGCTGGTTCACAGCCGCCAGGTCGCCGAGAAGCGTATTGAACTGGTTGACAGCATCAGTTTCTTCCGTTTGGTAACGCGTGTAATTCTGTTGCAATTGACCGGCAGTAGTCCGGAAAGCACCGGCGACCTGTACGCTGGCCTCGTAGACAGCCGCCCGCGCACCCATATCCGACGGTGACTGCGCGAGTTGGTTCCAGGCGTTGAAGAAGTCCTGGAGGCTCTGGCGGAGAGTGGTCCCGCTGGGCTCATTGAACACCTGCGCCACCTGGTTCAACTCCGTGCTCAGCGTCTGCCAGTACGACTGCTGGGTGTTGTTGTCCCAGTACTGCTTGTCCAAAGACGTATCGTCGATTCGGATCTGGCCGCGGGCGTTTACACCCGTTCCGATGTATGTAACATGGTCTGTATAGACCTCCAGGGACGGCAGAGTCTCATTGTCCACCACCTCGCGCGCGTAACCCGGTGTATTCGCGTTCGCGATGTTGTGCCCGGCAGTCTCGACGCCCAACATGGACGATTGAAGCGCGGACAGGCCGATTTGCAATGGCAGAAACGTGGAGGGCATGTGGAACCTCCTTCACACGAAGTCAAACCAAGTAGGTTGCTCGCGTCTTTCCGGACGCGGCCGCGTCCCTTTGGCGGTGATACAGCAGGCGGACGGCGGCATCCGCCAGATCCATCCCCTGTTGAAGCAATTCCAGCACATGTCGAAGCCGGTCTTGGAGTTCTGGAGCACAGCGGCGGAGTTGTTCACGCACGTCCAAATCGTGTTTCGCCACTTCCGCCAGCTTCGAGACGCACGCCTGTTGTGCCACGGTCAGTCGCTGTACTTCCGTAACGTCATGTGCCAACACCGCACGCTCCATCCGCACCAACAAATCTTGCAACTCACTCACGAGCGATGTTGTCATCCAGGACACCGCTCTCTTGAATGCGTTGTGCCAATTTCTGCAAATCTATCGAATACTGCTGGGACTCCACGCGAGCCTTCAATTCGGCAATCTTCTGCTGCCGCTCTGCGCTGCGCTTCGCTATGTTCGCATCGAGGGAATCGGTCTTGACAGGCTCCGGAGAAACGGGCCGGAACTCTGGTCCGTTCATGTCATCCCCTCCTTCCGCCGTCCATATCGGACGATCGGGGCGAAAGTGACCTTGTCAAATTCGGTCAAATTCCAGCGTTACTGTTTATTTCGGCCGAATACACAAAAATACGACGCCGGTAGGCGTCGTTTTCGTCGATTTTCGTAGAATTGTGTTCAACGGGCACGGGCACGGAGGAGCGAACCACGAAGGCTCTTGAGTGCACCGTGATAGATTGTATTCACGCGGCTGCGCGAAAGCGACAGCACTTCGGCTGTCTCGGTGAGACTGAGCCCCTCGATGAACACCATCGCCAGCACCAACTGTTCTTGCTGCGACAACTTGGCCAACGCGCGGTTCAACGCGGCCACCTCAGCAGAGCGCAACACAGCCTCTTCAGGCTGGATTACCGAATCGTCCACAATCCACTCATGCCGCTCCTCCTGATCGAGCGAAACGCGGGTGACAGCCTGAGTCTGGGTGGAATAGGCGGCGTAGGCCTGTCGTTGCCGTTGCCGGCTGTAGCGAGACTGTTCATCCATGCGGCGCAGTTCGTCGAAAATGGCACCCCGAATCCGAACACGGGCGTAAGCATCAAACGGTACCGCGAGGTTGGGGTCGTATGCGCGAATGGCTGTCCACAGTCCCTCCATCCCTGCCGCGCGCAGATCATCCAAACAGATGTGAGGCGGAAGTCTGCGCTTGACTTGATGGGCCACCCGATCCACGAGGTGAAGATAATTGACGAACATCTGCGTTTCTGAATCCCTGTTGTCACAACGCAGCCAGTTTGCTTTCTCCCCAGAGATGTGCGGGCTCATCGGCTGCCTCCTTCATCGAGAACGCACGGACTGCGCCGTAACACCTTGCCGAGTTAAGAAATGCGCGTCGAGTAGATGACCCGGCGCATGCGCTTGAAGACTGACGGCTATGGTCACGTCTTCCAATGCATGCATCTATTACCCCATCTTGTGTTTATTATACTTGCCCCTGCATACTCCCACCACACCGACTTCCGGACTCGTGAACCCGCTTGCGCAGGGTCTCCATATCCCTGTGCACGCCGAGGAGGATTTCCTTATAGACCTCTCTGTATTGTGCAACCTCATCCTCAAACGCGTTTCCCGTCAGCTCATCGAAGATGTTCACGATTCTATCCCTATACGCACGCGGGATGATGCGGACTTCGCTCGTCGTGGCGAAACATCCTCTATTTACATATTTACATCTCGTTGGCATATGCACCAGATAACTGGGCGGATCAGGGTGATGACGGAGATCGTCTTCACCCCCTACGCCCGCTCGTGCAGTTCGCGCCGCAACACCTTGTTGGTCGCCGTGCGCGGGAAGTTGCGGGCGAACCGGTCGCGGCGCGGACGCTTGTACTCCCGGAGGCTGTCCCGAATCTGCCAGAAGCCCAGTCGGGGTGGCTCTGTGGACTGCCATATAAGGGGTGGTTTCTCACAATCGGGGCCCCGACTATGGGCGTCTATTTCAAGAGACTCCAATCCTCCAATCCTCGGGACCAGGCCAAAGGCCACGCGTCGGTGGTGTGCCGAGGTACGTGTGCTATCATTCAGACAGACGACAGGATGGACCGGGGACGATATGCCGGAAGTGAGGTGCAACGATATGCAGGTGAATGTGGCAGGCCGCACCCTCCGATTGGTTCAAGGCGACATCACCGAACAGGATGTGGATGCCATCGTCAACGCGGCCAACAAGACGCTGCTCGGGGGCAGCGGCGTGGACGGAGCCATCCACCGGGCGGCGGGGCCGGAGCTGCTCACCGAATGCAAGCGCATCCGCCAGGAGGTGCTGGGCGGCGCGTACGTGCAGACGGCCCAGCCGGTGATGACCAACGGTTACCGGCTCAAGGCCCGGCACGTCATTCACGTGGTCGGGCCCATCTGCGGTATCGATCCGAACCCGGACCGCCTCCTCGCGGCGGCCTACCGGAACTGCCTCCAGTTGGCGGCGGAAGCGGGGTTGAAATCCGTCGCCTTCCCGTCCATCAGCACGGGGGCGTTCGGATGCGATGTGCGCTGGGCATCGCGGATTGCGCTGGGGACCATCGTGGATTTCCTTCGTGGCAGCGGAGATGCGGCTGGGGCAAGCGAGAAGGACGCAGCCGAGCGGATCGAGAGGGCCGGGATGGGTGAGGCAAAGGCACGGGACGCAGCCACCAGCCACCATGGGCCGGGCGGGATCGCGGAGGTCCGGATGGTGCTGTTCACGCGCGCCGACTACGACGTGTACGCCGAGGCGCTGCGGGCGGTGTTGGCGGAGAGCTGAGCAACGCGGCATGCGGAGCCGCTTACACGGCTGAGCCTCGCGGGTGGCTGAGCCGCGTGGCAGGCCGAGCTCCCTGGAGAAAATCCGGGCCCCGTGAGCCCGGCTGTCACGGCTCGAAGACGTCGCGCAGGTCCACCGACACGCTGTCCAACACGCCGGCTGACACCACATCCTCCACGCCGTAGACCGCCGGCGCTGCCATCGGGCCGCCGGCCGGGCCCTCGAACCGGTACACCTCCACCGTTTGGTGCATCGGATCGACCAGCCAGTACTCACGCACACCCTTCTCCCGGTACAGGTCGCGCTTAACCGATTTATCCTTGACCGCCGTCGACGGGCTGAGCACTTCAATCACCAGATCCGGCGCCCCCACGCACCCCTTGTGCTGAATCTTCGCCGGATCGCAGATGACCGTGATGTCCGGCTCGACGTAATCCCCGCTCGCCTCGTCCAGCCAGACGCCGAACGGGGCCACATATGCCCGGCACGTCTTTCCCTTCAGAAACGCATAGAGTTGTGCATAGATTGCGCCGACGATCCGCTGGTGCGGCTCAGCTGG includes the following:
- a CDS encoding flagellar biosynthesis anti-sigma factor FlgM, whose translation is MNGPEFRPVSPEPVKTDSLDANIAKRSAERQQKIAELKARVESQQYSIDLQKLAQRIQESGVLDDNIARE
- a CDS encoding macro domain-containing protein, whose product is MPEVRCNDMQVNVAGRTLRLVQGDITEQDVDAIVNAANKTLLGGSGVDGAIHRAAGPELLTECKRIRQEVLGGAYVQTAQPVMTNGYRLKARHVIHVVGPICGIDPNPDRLLAAAYRNCLQLAAEAGLKSVAFPSISTGAFGCDVRWASRIALGTIVDFLRGSGDAAGASEKDAAERIERAGMGEAKARDAATSHHGPGGIAEVRMVLFTRADYDVYAEALRAVLAES
- a CDS encoding sigma-70 family RNA polymerase sigma factor, with protein sequence MSPHISGEKANWLRCDNRDSETQMFVNYLHLVDRVAHQVKRRLPPHICLDDLRAAGMEGLWTAIRAYDPNLAVPFDAYARVRIRGAIFDELRRMDEQSRYSRQRQRQAYAAYSTQTQAVTRVSLDQEERHEWIVDDSVIQPEEAVLRSAEVAALNRALAKLSQQEQLVLAMVFIEGLSLTETAEVLSLSRSRVNTIYHGALKSLRGSLLRARAR
- a CDS encoding Uma2 family endonuclease, with amino-acid sequence MDLDQVREALPERYEVIGGKVYDLSPPPAEPHQRIVGAIYAQLYAFLKGKTCRAYVAPFGVWLDEASGDYVEPDITVICDPAKIQHKGCVGAPDLVIEVLSPSTAVKDKSVKRDLYREKGVREYWLVDPMHQTVEVYRFEGPAGGPMAAPAVYGVEDVVSAGVLDSVSVDLRDVFEP
- the flgK gene encoding flagellar hook-associated protein FlgK: MPSTFLPLQIGLSALQSSMLGVETAGHNIANANTPGYAREVVDNETLPSLEVYTDHVTYIGTGVNARGQIRIDDTSLDKQYWDNNTQQSYWQTLSTELNQVAQVFNEPSGTTLRQSLQDFFNAWNQLAQSPSDMGARAAVYEASVQVAGAFRTTAGQLQQNYTRYQTEETDAVNQFNTLLGDLAAVNQQLIVLASQNGINGSSGTSTSSGPNDLLDQRDALLDQLSQYAKLDVTYHNDGSVDVGVYIRANATGGFNNTSPIPVSMVSGGTVNGNIISASPSDATTNTVSVQDLLDSAGQLRSLYDMAQYIQNADGTSGVLDQLNTLAQEFMTAVNNQVAQGYGLDGQQYSQLFTGTSASDIQVDSTNFTADHLERLPAAGPNSNSGADQTDGDNAQAIANLMTDYDVVGAGGGAVVTYNGIVTRLGTDGQAANQRNQTFTSLTTQVSNLRQSVRGVDINEEMARMIEYQQTYQAASHFIAVFNEMLSTLIQQV